The following proteins are co-located in the Solanum pennellii chromosome 8, SPENNV200 genome:
- the LOC107026859 gene encoding uncharacterized protein LOC107026859 isoform X1, which produces MVRGRDACWEHCVLVDATKQKVRCNYCRREFSGGVYRMKFHLAQIKNKDIVPCGHVPNEVRDHIKNILNNPKKQKNPKKAKLDQAANGQESSSSSASGGIHPPHDGFSGQNGSPCPPSIMLARRSSSSQPAVDDVQKQKQDNADKKIAEFFYHNAIPFSVTKSFYYQEMVDAILECKAGYKAPCTEELGTKLLEKVKVDIDDGYKRLRDEWKETGCTILCDCWSDGRAKCLVVFSVTCSKGTMFLRSVDVSDHADDPHYLFGLLESVVLEIGVENVVQVMTDSSASYIYAGRLVMKKYPSVFWSPCASHCINKMLEDFSEHDWVNVVLKEANMITKYIYSNDWMLDMMRKFSGEGEFVLVRPRFTNFVAIFLSLRALVIQEDNLKHMFSHAEWLSSIYSRHPEVQAIKSLLCLERFWRSAREAVTVSEPLLKLLRIVDGDMPAMAYMYDGVERAKLSIKAFYKDVDEKFVPIWDIIDRRWSMLLQSPLHAAAAFLNPSIFYNSSFKIDARIRNGFQEAMTKMASEDKDKVEITKEHPMYINAQGALGTEFAIKGRTLNAPADWWTGYGYEIPTLQRAAIRILSQPCSLHWCRWDWSTFDGVHEKRRERLELDRFNDLVYVHCNLWLRALIRNKYGKWKPINFDEIDVGAEWPTEAEVAPCTYLDDSWLQLAHFTP; this is translated from the exons ATGGTTAGAGGAAGAGATGCCTGTTGGGAACATTGTGTCCTTGTTGATGCTACTAAACAGAAGGTAAGATGTAATTACTGTCGGCGGGAGTTCAGCGGAGGGGTTTACCGAATGAAGTTCCATTTGgctcaaataaaaaacaaagacaTAGTACCATGTGGTCACGTCCCGAACGAGGTAAGGGaccacataaaaaatattttgaacaatccaaagaaacaaaaaaatccTAAGAAAGCAAAACTGGATCAGGCTGCCAATGGTCAGGAAAGTAGTAGCTCTTCAGCTAGCGGTGGAATCCATCCTCCTCATGATGGATTTAGTGGACAGAATGGTAGTCCGTGTCCTCCGTCCATTATGTTAGCACGCCGTTCTTCTAGTTCACAGCCAGCAGTTGACGATGTTCAAAAGCAGAAACAGGACAATGCTGATAAGAAAATTGCTGAGTTTTTCTACCACAATGCAATTCCTTTTTCAGTCACGAAGTCCTTTTACTATCAAGAAATGGTAGATGCTATTCTCGAGTGTAAAGCGGGGTATAAAGCTCCATGTACTGAAGAATTGGGCACTAAACTTTTGGAGAAAGTCAAAGTCGATATTGACGATGGTTACAAGAGATTAAGGGATGAATGGAAGGAAACAGGCTGCACAATCTTATGTGATTGTTGGTCTGATGGAAGGGCCAAATGCCTAGTGGTATTTTCTGTAACATGTTCTAAAGGGACAATGTTCCTTAGGTCTGTAGATGTATCTGATCACGCAGATGATCCTCATTATCTATTCGGGTTGCTTGAATCAGTTGTtctggaaattggtgttgaaAATGTTGTCCAAGTAATGACAGATAGTTCTGCTAGTTACATATATGCTGGAAGGCTTGTCATGAAGAAGTACCCTTCGGTTTTCTGGTCTCCGTGTGCTTCACATTGTATCAATAAAATGTTAGAGGATTTCAGCGAGCATGACTGGGTGAACGTTGTCCTTAAAGAGGCAAATATGATCACAAAATACATATACAGTAATGACTGGATGCTAGATATGATGAGAAAATTTTCAGGTGAAGGGGAGTTTGTCCTCGTTCGACCAAGATTTACAAACTTCGTAgcaatttttctctctttacgGGCCCTTGTAATTCAAGAGGATAATTTGAAACACATGTTCTCTCATGCTGAGTGGTTGTCATCCATATATAGTAGGCACCCTGAAGTCCAAGCCATAAAGTCATTGTTGTGCCTTGAAAGATTTTGGAGATCCGCACGTGAAGCTGTTACGGTTTCTGAACCTCTACTTAAACTGTTGAGGATTGTCGATGGAGACATGCCTGCTATGGCCTATATGTACGATGGAGTGGAAAGAGCAAAGCTCTCCATTAAAGCATTTTATAAGGACGTAGATGAAAAGTTTGTGCCGATTTGGGATATAATTGACAGGAGATGGAGCATGCTTCTTCAATCCCCATTACATGCAGCAGCAGCATTCCTTAATCCCTCCATTTTCTACAACTCGAGCTTTAAGATTGATGCAAGGATCAGGAATGGCTTTCAAGAAGCCATGACGAAAATGGCTTCTGAGGATAAAGATAAAGTAGAAATTACTAAAGAGCATCCAATGTACATAAATGCGCAAGGTGCTTTAGGGACTGAATTTGCAATAAAGGGAAGGACACTGAATGCCCCAG CTGATTGGTGGACGGGTTATGGCTACGAAATTCCAACTTTACAGAGAGCTGCTATACGGATTTTGAGTCAACCTTGTAGTCTTCACTGGTGTAGATGGGACTGGAGCACTTTTGATGGTGTTCATGAAAAAAGACGGGAAAGGTTAGAGCTTGATAGATTCAATGATCTTGTTTATGTGCACTGCAATCTCTGGTTACGGGCACttataagaaataaatatgGCAAATGGAAGCCAATCAACTTCGACGAAATAGATGTTGGTGCTGAATGGCCTACTGAAGCTGAAGTTGCGCCATGCACTTACTTGGATGATTCATGGTTGCAACTTGCACACTTCACCCCTTGA
- the LOC107026859 gene encoding uncharacterized protein LOC107026859 isoform X2: MVRGRDACWEHCVLVDATKQKVRCNYCRREFSGGVYRMKFHLAQIKNKDIVPCGHVPNEVRDHIKNILNNPKKQKNPKKAKLDQAANGQESSSSSASGGIHPPHDGFSGQNGSPCPPSIMLARRSSSSQPAVDDVQKQKQDNADKKIAEFFYHNAIPFSVTKSFYYQEMVDAILECKAGYKAPCTEELGTKLLEKVKVDIDDGYKRLRDEWKETGCTILCDCWSDGRAKCLVVFSVTCSKGTMFLRSVDVSDHADDPHYLFGLLESVVLEIGVENVVQVMTDSSASYIYAGRLVMKKYPSVFWSPCASHCINKMLEDFSEHDWVNVVLKEANMITKYIYSNDWMLDMMRKFSGEGEFVLVRPRFTNFVAIFLSLRALVIQEDNLKHMFSHAEWLSSIYSRHPEVQAIKSLLCLERFWRSAREAVTVSEPLLKLLRIVDGDMPAMAYMYDGVERAKLSIKAFYKDVDEKFVPIWDIIDRRWSMLLQSPLHAAAAFLNPSIFYNSSFKIDARIRNGFQEAMTKMASEDKDKVEITKEHPMYINAQGALGTEFAIKGRTLNAPADWWTGYGYEIPTLQRAAIRILSQPCSLHWCRWDWSTFDGVHEKRRESQSTSTK, encoded by the exons ATGGTTAGAGGAAGAGATGCCTGTTGGGAACATTGTGTCCTTGTTGATGCTACTAAACAGAAGGTAAGATGTAATTACTGTCGGCGGGAGTTCAGCGGAGGGGTTTACCGAATGAAGTTCCATTTGgctcaaataaaaaacaaagacaTAGTACCATGTGGTCACGTCCCGAACGAGGTAAGGGaccacataaaaaatattttgaacaatccaaagaaacaaaaaaatccTAAGAAAGCAAAACTGGATCAGGCTGCCAATGGTCAGGAAAGTAGTAGCTCTTCAGCTAGCGGTGGAATCCATCCTCCTCATGATGGATTTAGTGGACAGAATGGTAGTCCGTGTCCTCCGTCCATTATGTTAGCACGCCGTTCTTCTAGTTCACAGCCAGCAGTTGACGATGTTCAAAAGCAGAAACAGGACAATGCTGATAAGAAAATTGCTGAGTTTTTCTACCACAATGCAATTCCTTTTTCAGTCACGAAGTCCTTTTACTATCAAGAAATGGTAGATGCTATTCTCGAGTGTAAAGCGGGGTATAAAGCTCCATGTACTGAAGAATTGGGCACTAAACTTTTGGAGAAAGTCAAAGTCGATATTGACGATGGTTACAAGAGATTAAGGGATGAATGGAAGGAAACAGGCTGCACAATCTTATGTGATTGTTGGTCTGATGGAAGGGCCAAATGCCTAGTGGTATTTTCTGTAACATGTTCTAAAGGGACAATGTTCCTTAGGTCTGTAGATGTATCTGATCACGCAGATGATCCTCATTATCTATTCGGGTTGCTTGAATCAGTTGTtctggaaattggtgttgaaAATGTTGTCCAAGTAATGACAGATAGTTCTGCTAGTTACATATATGCTGGAAGGCTTGTCATGAAGAAGTACCCTTCGGTTTTCTGGTCTCCGTGTGCTTCACATTGTATCAATAAAATGTTAGAGGATTTCAGCGAGCATGACTGGGTGAACGTTGTCCTTAAAGAGGCAAATATGATCACAAAATACATATACAGTAATGACTGGATGCTAGATATGATGAGAAAATTTTCAGGTGAAGGGGAGTTTGTCCTCGTTCGACCAAGATTTACAAACTTCGTAgcaatttttctctctttacgGGCCCTTGTAATTCAAGAGGATAATTTGAAACACATGTTCTCTCATGCTGAGTGGTTGTCATCCATATATAGTAGGCACCCTGAAGTCCAAGCCATAAAGTCATTGTTGTGCCTTGAAAGATTTTGGAGATCCGCACGTGAAGCTGTTACGGTTTCTGAACCTCTACTTAAACTGTTGAGGATTGTCGATGGAGACATGCCTGCTATGGCCTATATGTACGATGGAGTGGAAAGAGCAAAGCTCTCCATTAAAGCATTTTATAAGGACGTAGATGAAAAGTTTGTGCCGATTTGGGATATAATTGACAGGAGATGGAGCATGCTTCTTCAATCCCCATTACATGCAGCAGCAGCATTCCTTAATCCCTCCATTTTCTACAACTCGAGCTTTAAGATTGATGCAAGGATCAGGAATGGCTTTCAAGAAGCCATGACGAAAATGGCTTCTGAGGATAAAGATAAAGTAGAAATTACTAAAGAGCATCCAATGTACATAAATGCGCAAGGTGCTTTAGGGACTGAATTTGCAATAAAGGGAAGGACACTGAATGCCCCAG CTGATTGGTGGACGGGTTATGGCTACGAAATTCCAACTTTACAGAGAGCTGCTATACGGATTTTGAGTCAACCTTGTAGTCTTCACTGGTGTAGATGGGACTGGAGCACTTTTGATGGTGTTCATGAAAAAAGACGGGAAAG CCAATCAACTTCGACGAAATAG
- the LOC107028181 gene encoding 21 kDa protein, whose translation MANLTLHLLLIFLPFHCIFAIITESVTSQTQNATNFIVTSCKTTLYPTICVQSLSTYANTIQLNEQKLAHAALTVSLSKAKIASTFISKITRMKGLKPRESQASKDCSFNMNDCVYQLTRSIPELGQSGKLASRRDEFTWHVSNVQTWISAALTDQNTCLDMINNPSMDGKIKDSIRVRVFIASQVTSNALALVYKFAEKHS comes from the coding sequence ATGGCCAACCTTACTCTTCACTTATTACTAATTTTCTTGCCCTTTCATTGTATTTTTGCAATTATTACTGAGTCTGTCACGTCCCAAACTCAAAATGCTACGAATTTCATCGTGACATCATGCAAAACAACGTTATACCCTACCATATGTGTTCAATCTCTCTCTACCTACGCAAACACCATTCAACTAAACGAGCAAAAACTAGCTCATGCAGCATTGACAGTGAGTTTGTCAAAGGCCAAAATTGCTTCAACATTCATTTCAAAGATCACAAGAATGAAGGGCTTAAAGCCAAGAGAATCACAAGCTTCTAAAGATTGTTCATTCAACATGAATGATTGTGTTTATCAACTAACTCGATCGATCCCCGAGCTAGGGCAAAGTGGTAAATTAGCATCAAGAAGAGATGAATTTACTTGGCATGTTAGTAATGTTCAAACTTGGATTAGTGCTGCACTTACTGATCAAAATACTTGTCTTGATATGATTAACAATCCTTCTATGGATGGAAAAATTAAGGATTctattagggttagggtttttatTGCTTCACAAGTGACTAGTAATGCACTTGCTTTGGTTTATAAATTTGCAGAGAAACACTCGTAA
- the LOC107027269 gene encoding protein YLS3-like has translation MFSSKMFVLISMALTAAMIIASDAQTTPPSCASKLVPCAPYLNSSSPPAECCDPLREAITNDLDCLCKLYENPTLLPSLGINITQALALPRACNIPGDLSACTSGGAPGPSSEGLPPPVTPGGNNGNNGVNKFTWSGMSILLVLCASLMIA, from the exons atgttttcttcaaaaatgtttgttttaatttcGATGGCATTGACGGCGGCGATGATAATTGCGTCAGATGCGCAAACAACGCCGCCGTCGTGCGCCTCGAAATTAGTGCCATGTGCACCTTACCTTAACTCATCGAGTCCCCCAGCGGAGTGTTGTGATCCATTGAGAGAAGCAATAACAAATGACTTAGATTGTTTGtgtaaattatatgaaaatccaACTTTATTGCCTTCACTTGGTATTAATATTACTCAAGCACTTGCACTTCCTAGGGCTTGTAATATTCCTGGTGATCTCAGTGCTTGTACTTCag gTGGTGCTCCAGGTCCAAGTTCTGAAGGCTTGCCACCCCCAg TCACACCCGGAGGAAACAATGGCAACAATGGAGTAAACAAATTTACATGGAGTGGAATGTCAATTTTACTAGTACTTTGTGCTTCTTTGATGATTGCTTAA
- the LOC107029096 gene encoding uncharacterized protein LOC107029096, translating into MKLVWSPEKASKAYLDTVKSCGLLQESTEAELISAMAAGWNAQMIVETWSRGGATSTSIGLSNAIQQTGGRHICIVPNEDTKTEYKSTIEKITGMSPEIVIGEAEETLETLTGIDFLVVDCERNDFSTILKVVALGNRGAVLVCKNVSSRAVTDFRWRSVLDEKSRIVRSVFLPVGKGLDIAHVGAVSTGKSVSGGKMEKKWIRRFDRESGEEFVIRK; encoded by the exons ATGAAGTTGGTTTGGTCTCCTGAGAAAGCATCTAAAGCTTACCTTGATACTGTTAAATCT TGTGGGTTATTGCAAGAATCCACCGAAGCAGAGCTAATATCAGCCATGGCTGCAGGATGGAACGCACAAATGATCGTAGAGACATGGTCTCGAGGCGGGGCTACATCAACCAGCATTGGTCTTTCTAATGCAATTCAACAAACAGGTGGTAGGCATATTTGCATAGTCCCAAATGAAGATACAAAAACAGAGTATAAATCAACTATAGAGAAAATCACCGGAATGTCACCGGAAATTGTTATTGGTGAGGCGGAGGAAACATTGGAGACGTTAACAGGGATCGATTTTCTGGTTGTGGATTGTGAAAGAAATGATTTTTCGACGATTTTGAAGGTGGTTGCATTAGGAAACAGGGGAGCGGTTTTGGTATGTAAAAATGTGAGTTCAAGAGCTGTTACAGATTTCAGATGGAGGAGTGTACTTGACGAAAAATCAAGAATCGTTCGGTCAGTTTTTTTACCCGTCGGAAAAGGATTAGATATTGCTCACGTAGGGGCTGTCTCCACCGGAAAGAGTGTCTCTGGTGGGAAGATGGAAAAGAAATGGATTAGAAGGTTTGATAGAGAATCTGGTGAAGAGTTTGTGATTCGGAAGTGA